The genomic stretch TGATGAAGAAACAGAGTATACATTTGAGGCAAATCCAAATGAATTAACAGTAGAAAAGCTTCAACTGATGAAAAAGTATGGAGTAAATAGATTAAGCATCGGTGTACAAACGTTTAACGAAGAGCTTTTAAAAAAAATTGGGCGTGTGCATACTAACAGTCAAGTTGAACAAGTTATTGCACAAGCAAAAGAGCATGGATTTCATAATATAAGCATTGATCTCATGTATAACTTACCAGGTCAAACAATGGAAGATTTTAAGCAGTCTATTGAAAAAGCCGTTTCACTTAATGTTCCTCACATTTCTTCTTACTCACTTATTGTAGAACCGAAGACTGTATTCTATAATTTGCATCGAAAAGGAAAGCTTCACTTGCTTCCTCAAGAAAAAGAAGCCGAAATGTATGAATACTTAATGGATACACTAGCAAGTGAAGGATATGAGCAATACGAAATTAGTAATTTTGCGAAAAAAGGCTTTGAAAGCAAACATAATTTAACATATTGGGAGAATAACGAATATTTTGGAATAGGTGCTGGTGCACATGGGTATATGAATGAGGTACGCCGAGCGAATGCAGGACCTTTAAAAAAATATATTCATGCTGTGGAAGAAAAAGGACATGCTTATATTGAAGAGCATAAAGTAACAGAAGCTGAAAAAATGGAAGAGGAAATGTTTCTTGGGTTAAGAAAAGGCGAGGGTGTGAACAAAGCCATTTTCGAAACAAAGTTTTCTCGTTCAATGGAGAGCATTTTCCATGAACAGATTGAAGATTTGAAAAAGAGAGGGCTTCTTGAAGAAGATGAACAACGTGTATTTCTAACTCGTCAAGGAAAACTTCTTGGTAACGAAGTTTTTTCACAATTTATTGGTGTTATCTAAATTATTGACAGCCACAATCTGATTTGGTAACTTAATAATAGATTTAGCACTCATCTAACTAGAGTGCTAACAGAGGTGATGTCAAGTGCTTACAATGCGTCAATTATTGATTCTACAAGCAATTGTTGATGACTTTGTTCAGTCTGCTCAGCCAATTGGATCAAGAACTCTTTCTAAGAAAGATACTATTCAATTTAGTTCTGCCACGATTCGTAATGAAATGGCTGACTTAGAGGAGCTTGGATTTATTGAAAAGACCCACAGCTCATCTGGGCGGGTTCCAAGTGAGAAGGGCTATCGCTATTATGTTGATCATCTGCTGTCTCCACAGCTTTTAACAGGATCAGAGATGAAAGTTGTTAAATCGCTTTTTGCTGAGCAAGTTTTTGAACTTGAAAAAGTAGTTCAAAATGCAGCAACAATTCTTTCAGAGATGACGAATTTAACATCCATTGCTTTAGGACCTAGTGCAGTGAGTCACAAAGTACGTCAGCTCCAAATTTTACCTCTTTCAGAAGGGATGGCTGTTGCCATTATTGTAACGGATACAGGATATGTAGAAAGTAAAACTATTACATTACCTTCTGCTGTTCACTCAAGCGATTTAGAAAAGATGGTAAATATTTTAAACGAACGACTTGTTGATGTTCCGATTAGTGAATTGCATGATAAGATTTACAAAGAAGTTGCTACTCTGTTAAAATCGCATTTGGAAAACTACGAAGAAACAATCGAAATGCTTGATGGTATTTTAACGTTTCCAAGTTCTCAAAAGATTTATATTGGGGGCAAAACTAATATTTTAACACAACCTGAATTTCACGATGTGTCTAAAATGCGTTCTCTGCTTGAAGTGATGGAAAAAGGAGATCCTTTTTATCCTTTACTTCACACAGATGAAGCAGGGATTCAAGTGAAAATAGGGCGTGAGATTAATATGGCGCAAATGGATGAATGCAGTTTAATTACTGCCACGTATTCTATAAAAGCTCAGCAGTTTGGCACAATTGCTATCTTAGGGCCAACAAGAATGCCGTATGGACGTATTATTAGCTTGTTACAGCTTATTACAAGTGACCTTTCTAAAGCATTAACACACTTGTATCAAAAAGAGTAACAAGGGAAATATTGATAAAAGTTATTCTAGTCATTAGAGGGAGGTGAACAGGCATGTCAAACGAAAAAAACGTAATCAATGAAGAAGTAGAAGCTAAAGATGAAGTACAAGAGGATATTGAAGCTGAAGCAAACGAATCTCAGCCTGTTGAAGGACAGGAAGAGGGCATTGAAGAACAAGAAGCTGAAGAAAGCGAAGTTGAAGAGCTTAAACGTAAGCTTGAAGAGCAAGAAAACCGCTATCTTCGTTTACAAGCTGACTTCGATAACTCACGTCGTCGTGCTAAGCTTGATCTAGAAGCAGAGCGTAAGTATCGTGCTCAAAGTTTAGCAGAAGACATTTTACCTGCTCTTGATAACTTTGACAGAGCGCTTAGCGTTGAAACAGACGACGAGCAAACACAGTCTATTCTAAAAGGAATGACAATGGTGTACAATCAGCTTGTTGAAGCGCTGAAGAAAGAAGGCGTAGAGGCAATTGAAGCTGTTGGGCAACCATTTGATCCATATCAGCATCAAGCAATTATGCAAGTTTCGGATGATTCTTTTGATTCAAACGTTGTAGTAGAAGAACTACAAAAAGGATACAAATTGAAAGATCGTATCATTCGACCTGCAATGGTAAAAGTAAACGAATAAAAACTTACATATTTCAAGGAGGGAATCTTAAGTGAGTAAGATTATTGGTATTGACTTAGGAACGACAAACTCATGTGTTGCAGTATTAGAAGGTGGGGAACCAAAAGTAATCCCTAACCCAGAAGGTGGACGTACAACTCCATCTGTTATCGCGTTTAAAAATGGTGAGCGTCAAGTAGGGGAAGTTGCAAAACGTCAAGCAATTACAAACCCTAACACAATCATCTCAATCAAACGCCATATGGGTACAGATCATAAAGTGGAAGTAGAAGGAAAAGAATATACTCCACAAGAGCTTTCAGCTGTTATTCTTCAGTATTTAAAATCATATGCAGAAGACTATCTTGGCGAGCCTGTAACAAAAGCTGTTATCACAGTACCTGCTTATTTTAATGATGCTGAGCGTCAAGCAACAAAAGACGCTGGTAAAATTGCTGGGCTTGAAGTTGAGCGTATTATCAACGAGCCAACAGCAGCAGCTCTTTCTTACGGCTTAGAAAAAACAGACGAAGATCAAACTGTTTTAGTATATGACCTTGGTGGCGGTACTTTTGACGTATCTATTCTTGAATTAGGGGATGGCGTTTTCGAAGTACGTTCAACAGCGGGTGACAACCGTCTTGGTGGAGATGACTTTGACCAAGTAATCATTGATCACTTAGTAGAAGAATTCAAAAAAGAAAACGGCATTGACCTTTCTAAAGATAAAATGGCTCTACAACGTCTAAAAGACGCTGCAGAAAAAGCGAAAAAAGATCTTTCAGGTGTATCTTCAACACAAATTTCTCTACCATTCATCACAGCTGGAGAAGCAGGTCCACTTCACTTAGAGCTTACATTAAGCCGCGCTAAGTTCGAAGAACTTTCAGCACACCTTGTAGAGAAAACAATGGGTCCTGTTCGTCAAGCAATTAAAGACGCTGGCGTTACAAAAAATGAAATTAATAAAGTTATTCTTGTTGGTGGTTCAACTCGTATCCCAGCTGTTCAAGAAGCAATTCAAAAAGAAGTTGGTCAAGAGCCACATAAAGGTGTAAACCCTGACGAAGTTGTAGCACTTGGTGCAGCTGTTCAAGGTGGAGTTTTAACAGGTGATGTTAAAGACGTTGTTTTACTTGACGTAACACCACTTTCACTTGGGATTGAAACAATGGGTGGCGTGTTCACAAAACTTATTGAGCGTAATACAACGATTCCAACAAGCAAATCACAAGTGTTCTCAACAGCTGCTGATAACCAAACAGCTGTAGATATTCACGTACTACAAGGTGAGCGTCCAATGTCTGCTGACAACAAAACATTAGGTCGTTTCCAATTATCAGACATTCCAGCAGCACCACGCGGAGTACCACAAATTGAAGTATCATTTGATATTGATAAGAACGGTATCGTAAACGTAAGTGCAAAAGACCTTGGTACAGGTAAAGAACAAAACATCACAATCAAGTCTTCTTCAGGTCTTTCTGATGAAGAAGTAGAACGCATGGTAAAAGAAGCAGAAGAAAATGCGGATGCTGATGCAAAACGTAAAGAAGAAATTGAATTACGTAATGAAGCAGATCAACTTGTTTTCACAACTGAGAAAACATTAAAAGATCTTGAAGGTAAAGTTGATGAAGCTGAAGTAACGAAAGCTAATGAAGCAAAAGACGCTCTAAAAGCTGCAATTGAGAAAAACGAACTTGAAGAAATCAAAGCGAAGAAAGATGAACTTCAAGAAATCGTTCAAGCTTTAACAATGAAGCTTTATGAGCAAGCACAACAAGCACAGCAGCAAGCTGGCGGCGATGCTTCTTCAGCTCAAGACGATAATGTTGTTGACGCTGAGTATGAAGAAGTAAAAGACGACAAAGAAAGCAAATAAGAGTGTGATTGAAAAGTCAAAGTCAGGCTTGCCTTGACTTTGGCTTTTTTTTTGAGATAAGAATTAGAATAAAAGGAACTATTTAATCATCGCGAAAGAGGTTTTTTTAATGTTGCCACTATGTTTGTTTTGGTGATACAATTACCTCTATGTGAAGAATCGGGAGTGAGAACGAATGAGTAAAAGAGATTATTATGAAGTACTTGGAGTAGGGAAATCTGCTACCAAAGATGAAATTAAAAAATCGTATCGTAAGCTCTCAAAAAAGTATCATCCGGACATTAACAAAGATGCGGATGCACCTGAAAAATTTAAGGAAATTAAAGAAGCTTACGAAGTATTAAGTGATGATCAGAAGCGGGCCCACTATGATCAATTCGGCCATACAGATCCAAACCAAGGTGGATTTGGCGGCGGAGGAGACTTCGGCGGCGGGTTCGGCTTTGAGGATATTTTCAGCTCGTTTTTCGGTGGCGGTGGAGGCAGACGTCGTGATCCAAACGCCCCTCGACAAGGAGCAGATTTACAATATACAATGACGCTTTCTTTTGAAGAAGCGGCATTTGGAAAAGATACAACAATTGAGATTCCGCGCGAAGAAACGTGTGACACATGTGATGGAAGCGGTGCTAAACCAGGATCGAAAGTTGATACATGTTCACACTGTAATGGAAGCGGTCAGTTAAATGTGGAACAAAATACACCATTTGGTCGCATTGTTAATCGTCGTGTTTGTCATCATTGTAATGGAAGCGGAAAGATTATTCGTGACAAATGTTCAACATGTCATGGAGCAGGGAAAGTTAAAAACCAGAAGAAAATCAGCGTGAAGATTCCAGCAGGCGTTGATGATGGTCAGCAGCTACGTGTTGCAGGTCAAGGTGAACCAGGGGTGAACGGTGGGCCTCCAGGAGATTTATTTGTTGTATTCTCAATTCGTGGGCATGAATTTTTTGAGCGCGAGGGAGACGACATTTATTGTGAAATGCCAATTACATTTTCGCAAGCAGCACTTGGTGATGAAGTAGAAGTACCAACACTGCATGGAAAAGTAAAACTTAAAGTACCAGCAGGAACCCAAACAGGTACAAATTTCCGACTCCGCGGTAAAGGTGTGCCTAATGTGCGCGGATATGGCCAAGGAGATCAACATGTTGTTATTCGTGTTATTACGCCAACAAAATTGTCTGAAAAGCAAAAAGAGCTTCTCCGCGATTTTGCTGAAGAGAGTGGCGAAACAGTTGATGAACATGAAAATTCATTTTTTGACCGTGTGAAACGCGCGTTCA from Priestia filamentosa encodes the following:
- the hemW gene encoding radical SAM family heme chaperone HemW, which gives rise to MIHAAYLHIPFCHHICHYCDFNKVFFENQPVEQYLAAVNKEMQKTMENFPTDYFKTIFVGGGTPTALTEEQLEVFLQGVKKYLPFDEETEYTFEANPNELTVEKLQLMKKYGVNRLSIGVQTFNEELLKKIGRVHTNSQVEQVIAQAKEHGFHNISIDLMYNLPGQTMEDFKQSIEKAVSLNVPHISSYSLIVEPKTVFYNLHRKGKLHLLPQEKEAEMYEYLMDTLASEGYEQYEISNFAKKGFESKHNLTYWENNEYFGIGAGAHGYMNEVRRANAGPLKKYIHAVEEKGHAYIEEHKVTEAEKMEEEMFLGLRKGEGVNKAIFETKFSRSMESIFHEQIEDLKKRGLLEEDEQRVFLTRQGKLLGNEVFSQFIGVI
- the dnaJ gene encoding molecular chaperone DnaJ, with amino-acid sequence MSKRDYYEVLGVGKSATKDEIKKSYRKLSKKYHPDINKDADAPEKFKEIKEAYEVLSDDQKRAHYDQFGHTDPNQGGFGGGGDFGGGFGFEDIFSSFFGGGGGRRRDPNAPRQGADLQYTMTLSFEEAAFGKDTTIEIPREETCDTCDGSGAKPGSKVDTCSHCNGSGQLNVEQNTPFGRIVNRRVCHHCNGSGKIIRDKCSTCHGAGKVKNQKKISVKIPAGVDDGQQLRVAGQGEPGVNGGPPGDLFVVFSIRGHEFFEREGDDIYCEMPITFSQAALGDEVEVPTLHGKVKLKVPAGTQTGTNFRLRGKGVPNVRGYGQGDQHVVIRVITPTKLSEKQKELLRDFAEESGETVDEHENSFFDRVKRAFKGE
- the dnaK gene encoding molecular chaperone DnaK, with product MSKIIGIDLGTTNSCVAVLEGGEPKVIPNPEGGRTTPSVIAFKNGERQVGEVAKRQAITNPNTIISIKRHMGTDHKVEVEGKEYTPQELSAVILQYLKSYAEDYLGEPVTKAVITVPAYFNDAERQATKDAGKIAGLEVERIINEPTAAALSYGLEKTDEDQTVLVYDLGGGTFDVSILELGDGVFEVRSTAGDNRLGGDDFDQVIIDHLVEEFKKENGIDLSKDKMALQRLKDAAEKAKKDLSGVSSTQISLPFITAGEAGPLHLELTLSRAKFEELSAHLVEKTMGPVRQAIKDAGVTKNEINKVILVGGSTRIPAVQEAIQKEVGQEPHKGVNPDEVVALGAAVQGGVLTGDVKDVVLLDVTPLSLGIETMGGVFTKLIERNTTIPTSKSQVFSTAADNQTAVDIHVLQGERPMSADNKTLGRFQLSDIPAAPRGVPQIEVSFDIDKNGIVNVSAKDLGTGKEQNITIKSSSGLSDEEVERMVKEAEENADADAKRKEEIELRNEADQLVFTTEKTLKDLEGKVDEAEVTKANEAKDALKAAIEKNELEEIKAKKDELQEIVQALTMKLYEQAQQAQQQAGGDASSAQDDNVVDAEYEEVKDDKESK
- the hrcA gene encoding heat-inducible transcriptional repressor HrcA codes for the protein MLTMRQLLILQAIVDDFVQSAQPIGSRTLSKKDTIQFSSATIRNEMADLEELGFIEKTHSSSGRVPSEKGYRYYVDHLLSPQLLTGSEMKVVKSLFAEQVFELEKVVQNAATILSEMTNLTSIALGPSAVSHKVRQLQILPLSEGMAVAIIVTDTGYVESKTITLPSAVHSSDLEKMVNILNERLVDVPISELHDKIYKEVATLLKSHLENYEETIEMLDGILTFPSSQKIYIGGKTNILTQPEFHDVSKMRSLLEVMEKGDPFYPLLHTDEAGIQVKIGREINMAQMDECSLITATYSIKAQQFGTIAILGPTRMPYGRIISLLQLITSDLSKALTHLYQKE
- the grpE gene encoding nucleotide exchange factor GrpE; translation: MSNEKNVINEEVEAKDEVQEDIEAEANESQPVEGQEEGIEEQEAEESEVEELKRKLEEQENRYLRLQADFDNSRRRAKLDLEAERKYRAQSLAEDILPALDNFDRALSVETDDEQTQSILKGMTMVYNQLVEALKKEGVEAIEAVGQPFDPYQHQAIMQVSDDSFDSNVVVEELQKGYKLKDRIIRPAMVKVNE